A genomic segment from Yimella sp. cx-51 encodes:
- a CDS encoding type II toxin-antitoxin system VapB family antitoxin codes for MGRTTIDVDDALVAAVMRRYSLSTKREAVDRALRHLVGPVMQRSEMLAMQGSGWEGYLDSPPAPTAGAGRPRR; via the coding sequence ATGGGACGCACAACCATCGACGTTGACGACGCTCTTGTGGCTGCGGTGATGAGGCGCTACTCCTTGTCTACCAAGCGTGAAGCAGTTGACCGAGCCTTGCGCCATCTGGTCGGTCCCGTCATGCAGCGCAGTGAGATGCTGGCCATGCAGGGATCGGGATGGGAGGGCTACCTCGATTCACCGCCGGCTCCGACGGCCGGTGCGGGTCGTCCACGCCGGTGA